A part of Bosea sp. (in: a-proteobacteria) genomic DNA contains:
- the tesB gene encoding acyl-CoA thioesterase II codes for MARAVDALLDTLDLEPLEHNLFRGRSPQVGWQRVFGGQVIGQALVAACRTVEDRKPHSLHAYFLLPGDPRVPIIYEVDRIRDGRSFATRRVVAIQHGEAIFSMSASFHAEEPGLDHQMPMPDVPMPEDLPDDAEVRATILPRMPAPVRAYFERERPIELRPVEFSRYATRTPMEPRFQAWIRATRRLPDDPVLHQCVLAYASDMTLLDASLIPHGRSVFERGIQAASLDHALWFHRPFRADEWLLYAQDSPSTSGARGFARGLIYDQKGRLVASVAQEGLIRPRPDRD; via the coding sequence ATGGCCCGCGCCGTCGACGCCCTGCTCGATACCCTCGATCTCGAGCCGCTGGAGCACAACCTTTTCCGAGGCCGCAGCCCGCAGGTGGGCTGGCAGCGCGTCTTCGGCGGCCAGGTCATCGGCCAGGCCCTGGTCGCCGCCTGCCGGACGGTCGAGGACCGCAAGCCCCATTCGCTGCACGCCTACTTCCTGCTGCCGGGCGACCCCAGGGTCCCGATCATCTACGAGGTGGACCGTATCCGTGATGGCCGCTCCTTCGCCACGCGCCGCGTGGTCGCGATCCAGCATGGCGAGGCCATCTTCTCGATGTCGGCCTCCTTTCATGCCGAGGAGCCCGGCCTGGACCACCAGATGCCGATGCCGGATGTGCCCATGCCGGAGGATCTGCCCGACGATGCCGAGGTCCGGGCCACCATCCTGCCCCGGATGCCCGCGCCGGTGCGGGCCTATTTCGAGCGCGAGCGGCCCATCGAGCTGAGGCCTGTCGAGTTTTCGCGCTACGCCACCCGCACGCCGATGGAGCCCCGCTTCCAGGCCTGGATCAGGGCGACCCGTCGCCTTCCCGATGATCCCGTGCTGCACCAGTGCGTGCTCGCCTACGCCTCCGACATGACGCTGCTGGACGCATCCCTCATTCCCCATGGTCGCAGCGTCTTCGAGCGTGGCATCCAGGCCGCCAGCCTTGACCATGCGCTGTGGTTCCATCGTCCTTTCCGCGCCGATGAATGGCTGCTCTACGCCCAGGACAGCCCGTCGACCTCCGGCGCGCGCGGTTTCGCGCGCGGGCTGATCTACGACCAGAAAGGCCGTCTCGTGGCCTCGGTTGCCCAAGAAGGACTCATCCGGCCGCGCCCCGACCGCGACTGA
- a CDS encoding P-II family nitrogen regulator translates to MKIVMAIIKPFKLEEVRDALTSLGVHGLTVTEVKGYGRQKGHTEIYRGAEYAVSFLPKIKIEVAVANDLVGKVIDAITGAARTGQIGDGKIFVSSIERAVRIRTGETDQDAL, encoded by the coding sequence ATGAAAATCGTGATGGCCATCATCAAGCCATTCAAGCTCGAGGAGGTCCGCGACGCGCTGACCTCGCTGGGCGTGCACGGCCTGACCGTGACCGAGGTCAAGGGCTACGGCCGCCAGAAGGGTCACACCGAGATCTATCGCGGCGCCGAATATGCGGTGAGCTTCCTGCCGAAGATCAAGATCGAGGTGGCCGTGGCCAATGATCTGGTCGGCAAGGTGATCGACGCGATCACCGGCGCAGCCCGCACCGGACAGATCGGCGACGGCAAGATCTTTGTCTCATCCATCGAGCGTGCCGTCCGCATCCGCACCGGCGAAACCGATCAGGACGCGCTCTGA
- a CDS encoding cell division protein FtsK: MRMIRRHSWSDHLPPALRDFIHRRAAEMAGLAILATVIALLVALASWSVDDPSLNNATDGAVRNLMGMPGAIFADLLMQLLGLGVVGLLLPPFAWALKLLRTRSLGRFALRVVLWLLGAVAAAAVASALPPSSRWPLPSGLGGVVGDTLHLGARNLLGLSGSAFGSLVGFVYLAIAVLSLTAAAGYAFARDADDEEDWAGEDEDEDRIRADSEPGLGVILVGAVAHMLMTVRGALRRWTGGQRMAYAGQTGLAHADDGGSRRTQRARLEPGFGDSPHTARPERSRAPDLDHDEPAADRLPRGADEARGLKPGSRSVARPVAPMPTSPAPFLDDEDEADDETVSHRVAAPPPPPRPGKRMQREAQPSLLDTDRFALPALTFLTEPKTSAAPQISTDALEQNATLLEGVLEDFGVRGEIVQVRPGPVVTLYELEPAPGTKSSRVISLADDIARSMSAVSARVAVVQGRNVIGVELPNAKRETVYLRELLASADFEQSKHRLALCLGKTIGGEPVIADLAKMPHLLVAGTTGSGKSVAINTMILSILYRLKPEECRLIMVDPKMLELSVYDGIPHLLTPVVTDPKKAVVALKWAVREMEERYKKMSKLGVRNIDGFNQRVIEARDKGEIITRTVQTGFDRHSGEAIYEQEDMDLEALPYIVVIVDEMADLMMVAGKDIEGTIQRLAQMARAAGIHVVLATQRPSVDVITGTIKANFPTRISFQVTSKIDSRTILGEQGAEQLLGQGDMLFMAGGGRITRVHGPFVSDSEVEKVVAHLKTQGRPDYLDAVTADETESGAAADDDGAVFDKSDMGAASEDPYEQAVAVVLRDNKASTSYIQRRLQIGYNRAASIMERMETEGIVGPANHAGKREILVETQGRRDED; the protein is encoded by the coding sequence ATGCGCATGATCAGACGCCACTCCTGGAGCGACCATCTCCCGCCGGCGCTGCGGGACTTCATCCACCGCCGCGCCGCAGAGATGGCGGGCCTGGCGATTCTGGCGACCGTGATCGCGCTTCTGGTGGCGCTGGCGAGCTGGTCCGTCGACGATCCGAGCCTCAACAACGCCACCGACGGCGCTGTCCGCAATCTCATGGGCATGCCGGGCGCCATCTTCGCCGACCTGCTGATGCAGTTGCTCGGGCTCGGCGTCGTCGGCCTTCTGCTTCCGCCCTTTGCCTGGGCGCTCAAGCTGCTGCGCACCCGCTCTCTCGGGCGTTTCGCCCTGAGGGTCGTGCTCTGGCTGCTGGGCGCCGTGGCGGCCGCGGCCGTGGCCAGCGCCCTGCCCCCATCCAGCCGCTGGCCGCTGCCTTCGGGCCTTGGCGGCGTGGTGGGCGACACGCTGCATCTGGGCGCGCGCAATCTGCTCGGCCTGTCAGGCTCTGCCTTCGGCAGTCTTGTCGGCTTCGTCTATCTCGCCATCGCCGTGCTCTCGTTGACCGCCGCCGCCGGCTACGCCTTCGCCCGCGATGCTGACGACGAGGAGGATTGGGCCGGGGAAGATGAGGATGAGGACCGCATCCGGGCCGATTCCGAGCCCGGCCTTGGCGTCATTCTGGTCGGCGCCGTCGCGCATATGCTGATGACCGTGCGCGGCGCCCTGCGTCGCTGGACGGGCGGCCAGCGCATGGCCTATGCAGGCCAGACCGGCCTTGCCCATGCCGACGACGGCGGCAGCCGCCGCACGCAGCGCGCACGGCTCGAGCCCGGCTTCGGCGATTCTCCGCACACCGCGCGGCCTGAACGCAGCCGCGCCCCAGACCTCGATCATGATGAACCGGCTGCGGACAGGCTCCCGCGCGGCGCTGACGAGGCGCGCGGCCTGAAGCCCGGCTCGCGTTCCGTCGCGCGACCTGTCGCACCCATGCCGACCAGCCCCGCGCCCTTCCTCGATGACGAGGACGAGGCGGATGACGAGACCGTGAGCCACCGCGTCGCCGCGCCGCCACCGCCGCCCAGGCCCGGCAAGCGCATGCAGCGCGAAGCCCAGCCCTCGCTGCTCGACACAGACCGCTTCGCCCTGCCCGCCCTCACCTTTCTCACCGAACCCAAGACATCAGCCGCGCCCCAGATCTCCACCGATGCGCTTGAGCAGAACGCCACCTTGCTCGAAGGCGTGCTCGAGGATTTCGGCGTGCGCGGCGAGATCGTGCAGGTCCGTCCCGGCCCAGTGGTCACGCTCTACGAGCTCGAGCCTGCGCCCGGCACCAAATCGTCTCGCGTCATCAGCCTTGCTGATGACATCGCCCGCTCGATGAGCGCGGTCTCGGCGCGCGTGGCGGTGGTTCAGGGCCGCAATGTCATCGGCGTCGAGCTTCCCAACGCCAAGCGCGAGACAGTCTATCTGCGCGAACTGCTCGCCTCCGCCGATTTCGAGCAGAGCAAGCACAGGCTGGCCCTGTGCCTCGGCAAGACCATCGGCGGCGAGCCGGTGATCGCTGATCTTGCCAAGATGCCGCATCTTCTGGTGGCTGGCACCACCGGCTCGGGCAAGTCCGTCGCCATCAACACCATGATCCTGTCGATTCTCTACCGGCTCAAGCCCGAGGAATGCCGGCTGATCATGGTGGACCCGAAGATGCTGGAGCTGTCGGTCTATGACGGCATCCCGCATCTGCTCACGCCCGTCGTGACAGACCCCAAGAAGGCTGTGGTGGCCCTCAAATGGGCGGTGCGTGAGATGGAGGAGCGCTACAAGAAGATGTCGAAGCTGGGCGTGCGCAACATCGACGGCTTCAACCAGCGCGTCATCGAGGCGCGCGACAAGGGCGAGATCATCACCCGCACGGTCCAGACCGGCTTCGACCGCCACAGCGGCGAAGCGATCTACGAACAGGAGGACATGGATCTCGAGGCGCTGCCCTACATCGTCGTGATCGTCGACGAGATGGCAGACCTCATGATGGTGGCAGGCAAGGACATCGAGGGCACCATCCAGCGGCTTGCCCAGATGGCGCGCGCCGCCGGCATCCATGTCGTGCTCGCCACACAGCGCCCCTCGGTCGATGTCATCACCGGCACCATCAAGGCCAACTTCCCCACCCGCATCTCCTTCCAGGTCACCTCGAAGATCGATTCACGCACCATCCTTGGCGAGCAGGGGGCGGAGCAGCTGCTGGGCCAGGGCGACATGCTCTTCATGGCGGGCGGCGGACGCATCACGCGCGTCCACGGCCCCTTCGTGTCCGACAGCGAGGTCGAGAAGGTCGTCGCCCACCTCAAGACGCAGGGCCGGCCCGACTATCTCGACGCGGTGACCGCCGACGAGACTGAATCCGGCGCGGCTGCCGATGATGACGGCGCGGTGTTCGACAAGTCGGACATGGGGGCGGCCTCAGAAGACCCTTATGAGCAGGCTGTCGCGGTTGTCCTGCGCGACAACAAGGCCTCCACCTCCTACATCCAGCGGCGGCTGCAGATTGGCTACAACCGCGCGGCCTCGATCATGGAGCGCATGGAGACCGAGGGCATCGTCGGTCCCGCCAACCATGCCGGCAAGCGCGAGATCCTGGTCGAGACGCAAGGCCGCCGTGACGAGGATTGA
- a CDS encoding ammonium transporter, which translates to MLKSLRSGAGLVGASLLIAALMAGPALAQAPAAPVPNKGDTAFMMIATVLVLLMTIPGLALFYGGLVRSKNMLSVLTQVFAVVCITMLIWVVYGYSLAFTNGGGLNDFVGGFSKAFLSGVDATTTVATFSNGVVIPELVYVCFQMTFACITPALIVGAFAERMKFSALVLFSVLWVTFIYLPMAHMVWYWAGPDAVAAAARAVVEAGSDAARKAAAEAALNAVKADAGLLFQWGALDFAGGTVVHINAGVAGLVGCLLIGKRVGYGKELMAPHSLTMTMIGAALLWVGWFGFNAGSNLEANGTAALAMINTFVATAAAAVAWLFAEWAAKGKPSLLGMVSGAVAGLVAVTPAAGFAGPMGCIMLGLMAGAVCFVFCSTVKNAFGYDDSLDVFGIHAVGGMIGAIATGILVNTALGGAGIPDYESKPGELAVGAYALGIAVWAQLKAVLFTIVWTGMGSLILFKIVDVIIGLRVTSDQEREGLDIAEHGERAYNY; encoded by the coding sequence ATGTTGAAGTCACTTCGTTCGGGAGCGGGCCTCGTCGGCGCCTCCCTCCTCATCGCGGCGCTGATGGCTGGGCCTGCGCTCGCCCAGGCGCCCGCCGCGCCCGTGCCCAACAAGGGCGACACCGCCTTCATGATGATAGCCACGGTGCTGGTCCTTCTGATGACCATTCCGGGCCTCGCCCTGTTCTATGGCGGCCTCGTGCGCAGCAAGAACATGCTTTCGGTGCTGACCCAGGTCTTCGCCGTGGTCTGCATCACCATGCTGATCTGGGTGGTCTACGGCTACTCCCTCGCCTTCACCAATGGCGGCGGCCTCAATGACTTCGTGGGCGGCTTCTCCAAGGCCTTCCTCTCCGGCGTCGACGCCACCACGACAGTCGCCACCTTCTCCAACGGAGTCGTCATCCCCGAGCTGGTCTATGTCTGCTTCCAGATGACCTTCGCCTGCATCACGCCCGCCCTCATCGTCGGCGCCTTTGCCGAGCGCATGAAGTTCTCGGCGCTTGTGCTGTTCTCGGTCCTCTGGGTCACCTTCATTTACCTGCCCATGGCCCACATGGTCTGGTACTGGGCCGGCCCGGACGCCGTCGCCGCCGCCGCCAGGGCCGTGGTCGAGGCTGGCTCTGACGCCGCCAGGAAGGCCGCCGCCGAAGCTGCCCTGAACGCCGTCAAGGCCGATGCGGGCTTGCTCTTCCAGTGGGGCGCGCTCGACTTCGCCGGCGGCACGGTGGTCCACATCAATGCCGGCGTTGCCGGCCTGGTGGGCTGCCTGCTCATCGGCAAGCGCGTCGGCTACGGCAAGGAGCTGATGGCGCCGCACTCGCTGACCATGACCATGATCGGCGCCGCCCTGCTCTGGGTGGGCTGGTTCGGCTTCAACGCCGGCTCCAACCTCGAGGCCAACGGCACCGCCGCCCTGGCCATGATCAACACCTTCGTGGCTACCGCCGCTGCGGCCGTCGCCTGGCTGTTCGCGGAGTGGGCAGCCAAGGGCAAACCCTCGCTGCTCGGCATGGTGTCGGGCGCTGTGGCGGGCCTCGTCGCGGTCACCCCGGCCGCCGGCTTCGCCGGCCCGATGGGCTGCATCATGCTGGGCCTCATGGCCGGCGCAGTCTGCTTCGTCTTCTGCTCGACCGTGAAGAACGCCTTTGGTTACGACGACTCGCTCGACGTGTTCGGCATTCATGCCGTCGGCGGCATGATCGGCGCCATCGCCACCGGCATTCTGGTCAACACCGCCCTCGGCGGCGCCGGCATCCCAGACTACGAGAGCAAGCCTGGCGAGCTCGCCGTCGGGGCCTATGCCCTCGGCATCGCGGTCTGGGCCCAGCTCAAGGCTGTGCTGTTCACGATCGTCTGGACCGGCATGGGCTCGCTCATCCTGTTCAAGATCGTCGATGTCATCATCGGCCTGCGCGTCACCTCCGATCAGGAGCGCGAGGGTCTCGACATCGCCGAACATGGCGAGCGCGCCTACAACTACTGA